The genomic segment CCCGGCGGGGCAGATCCGGGTGTCGGGCGCGGCCTCGGCCCGGGCCGACGGTTTGGCGGTCTCCAGCCTGGTCTCCTGGCCCGGCAAGCGGATGGAGTGGAACCGCACCTCCGCCGCGGGGGCAACGGAGGTCCGCAGGCTGGCGCACCGGCTGGCCGATGACATGGTCATGCACATCAAGGGCGAACGCGGCATCGCCGGCACGCGGATCGTCCTGGTCAACCGCCGCGGACCGAACAACGCCGATCTGTTCATGTGCGACGCCGACGGCCGCGGCCTGGCGCAGATCACCCAGGACAACGTGGCGGCGGTCGGCCCGAAATGGGATCGCGACGGGCAGCACATCCTGTACACCAGCTATCTGCACAAATCGCCCACGGTCTACCGGTTCCCGGCGGCGGGCGGCCGCCGGATGCCGCTGGCGAAGTTCAGGGGCTTGAACACGGGCGCCGAGATTTCGCCCGACGGCCGCACCGCCGTGCTCATCCTCGCGCTCACGGGCAACCCCGATGTCTACACCCTCGACCTGGGCAGTGGCGCGGTCACCCGCCTCACCCAGACGCCGCACGCCGTTGAAGCCAGCCCCGCCTGGTCGCCCGACGGCGCCAGGGTCGTGTATGTGGGCGACGCCTCGGGGTCGCCGCAACTGTACAGCGTGGACATCGCCACCCGGCGCTCCCGCCGGCTGACCTACAAGGGGTCGGAGAACGTCAACCCCGACTGGTCGGCGAAGGGCATGATCGTCTATGCGACGCGGCGGGCCGGCGGCTACCAGATCGCCGTCCTGGACCCCGCCGCGGGGGGCGAACCCGACACTCCGCTCACCAGCGGCCCGGATCACGAAGACCCGTCGTGGGCGCCCGACAGCCGCCATATCGTCTGCTCGCGGGCGGAGGGCGCCGGACGCTCGTCACTTTGGATACTTGACATCCAGGGGGATTCTCCGGTACGGTTATTCCCGAACGCGGGCAACTGGATGTCGCCCGATTGGTCGGATAAATAAGTAACGGGGTTTATGCTCCACGGAGTCATCAGTATGCACAGGAAACAGTTTGTCAAGCTGGCGCTGGTTGCGGTTGTGCTGGCAACAAGCACCGGCTGCACCACGGTCAAGCGGTGGTTTGGCTGGGGGTCCGGATCGAAGGACCAGGAGACGAAGGTTTCGGAGGTTCCGTGGGATGCCGAGACGGGCGCGCCGCTAGACGATCAGACGTCGTTCGCCGAGACGCGGGAGCCGGTGGCCGGCGTGTCGTTCAGCCCGGTCTATTTCGGTTTTGATTCGTATCAACTGGCGCCGGTCGAGGTGTCGAAGATCGAACAGGTCGCCCAGCATCTGCTGCAGAACAGCTCGCATGTGGTGCTGATTGACGGGCACTGCGACGAGCGCGGCAGCAACGAGTACAACCTCTCGCTGGGCGAACAGCGCGCGCAGACCATCCGCGGCTATATCGTGAGCCTCGGCATCGCCGGCAACCGCGTGCAGACGCGCAGCTTCGGCGAGGAGAAGCCCGCCTCTCCGGGCCGCTCGGAGGAGGCCTACCGCCTCAACCGCCGCGGCGAATTCGGCATTTATAAGTGACCGTCCGCACCCAGCTCTCCGTGGTCACGGCGGAGGTGTCCGCCGCCTGGGTGGATGCGGTGCTCGATGCGCTCTCCGCCCACCCCTTCACGCCGACGGCGTGGGAGGACGTGGAGCGGGGGACCTGCCGCCTCGACATTTTTCTGGAGAATGAGTCCGACGCCGCCGGGGTCTGCGACGCGGTGCGGGAGACGGGCGCGGCCCTGGGCCTGAGCCTCGCGCCCGCCGTCTCGCAACTGGCCCGTGAGGACTGGACCGAGAGCTGGAAACGGTTTTTCCACGTTGAACACGTCACCCCCCGGGTGGTGATCCGCCCCGTCTGGGAATCCTATGCGGCCCGGCCCGGCGAGGTGGTGATTGACATCGAACCGGGGATGAGCTTCGGCACCGGACGCCACGGCACCACCCGCGCCTGTCTTCACTTCCTCGACGCGATCGCCGGCGAGCGGGCGGGCGGCTCCATGCTCGACATGGGCTGCGGCTCGGGCATCCTCGCCATCGGCGCGGCCAAGCTCGGATTCCATCCGGTCTGCGGTTTTGACAACGACCCCGATGCTGTGGCGATCGCCCGTGACAACGCGCGGCTCAATGGCGTCACGACGGAGCTGGACGTGTGCGACCTGGCGGACAACGTCCGCCGCGCCGATCTGGTCGTTGCCAACATCCTCGCGCCCGTTCTGATCCGGCATGCCGTTGTAATCGCCCGCGCGGTGCTGCCGGGCCCGGATGGCGCGCTGGTGATCTCCGGTATTCTGGATGCGCAGTACGCCGAGGTGCTGGCATCCTTCGAAGCGCTCGGCTTTCACGAGCAGGCGTCCCGGATGATCGAGGGCTGGCGCAGCGGCTGGCTGCGGCGAGACCCATGAAACTGCACGAGACAACGACGGTCGAGCGGGTTGTCCTCGCTCAGGTGATCGAGGCGCGGCGCGATCTGGACGAGGCCGCCGAGTCTCTCGCCGAGTTGGCGCGCCTCGCCGACACGGCCGGCATCCGCGTGGCCGGCCAGGTCACTCAGCGCCGGCTCCGCCCGGACGGCGGCACCCTCTTCGGTCAGGGCAAGGTCGGCGAGCTGCAGGAGGCGTTGCAGGCCGCCGCCGCCAATGCGGTGTTGTTCGACAACGAGTTGAGCGCGACACAGGCCCACACTCTCGGCAAGGCGCTCGGCGTGCGCGTGATGGATCGC from the Lentisphaerota bacterium genome contains:
- a CDS encoding 50S ribosomal protein L11 methyltransferase — encoded protein: MTVRTQLSVVTAEVSAAWVDAVLDALSAHPFTPTAWEDVERGTCRLDIFLENESDAAGVCDAVRETGAALGLSLAPAVSQLAREDWTESWKRFFHVEHVTPRVVIRPVWESYAARPGEVVIDIEPGMSFGTGRHGTTRACLHFLDAIAGERAGGSMLDMGCGSGILAIGAAKLGFHPVCGFDNDPDAVAIARDNARLNGVTTELDVCDLADNVRRADLVVANILAPVLIRHAVVIARAVLPGPDGALVISGILDAQYAEVLASFEALGFHEQASRMIEGWRSGWLRRDP